A window of Plutella xylostella chromosome 19, ilPluXylo3.1, whole genome shotgun sequence contains these coding sequences:
- the LOC105386057 gene encoding dystroglycan 1 isoform X4: MRVAVGGDMARRGACAVLALALLCPLAHGRHDDDFAFDNNDDSQVDISDNQTPQSNGLKRLWGVPDTAAYVGHLFRMEIPKEAFSGDVHTYKVRSDHGRLPGWLAVDSKHGLISGIPQAEDLGAHSFTVTAHGRAPGVSASDTFTVEVKKSEDKPQSKYGTCSPGQSRLVLVLLVDANFHQLPPRQRIRSLMDLASFMALDGDEFSIAPLKADSLKDNTVLMSGPGLTTKRKGSSTTAIYLNVGCGDKLWPRHKVLVSGVREQCRDGTIAQLTRLPVLGWRLVTVRAPPRLLKIQLPVTSEGSGWDDYADGEDDGDYSGYGDDEDDYGKADFSPVDDPDDKVRIEPFASETNNFGSSQSPPVNPRVLIVPDETPTSTEQETQTVIIRASNEIPTSPSPPTVASPPPTEPTTQPTTVVTTPATVPTTPTTIAPLTLPPTTQATTLPPPPPPPPTTTDQPETTLPEVTTQETEVFTERTSPISGQTTETVTLTSFPLPSAAANQPPSLKHHMKKLAITAGKAFRYIIPADLFTDPEDGSSLSFTMFEADSAPLSNHSWIQFMPDKREVYGLPLESHVSRWNFIVEAKDSEGEVARGPLDITVQQHKGARTINHQFIIQFKLNKTFQHSIDWQISALEGLVNLFRDTDMDHLTVLNATQAGDLCEFVWTNDTLPKDPGCPMDDINRLMKIMESDTDVGSPSAGLTRAMTPDLKVSRVWWRGLGACESAAAPPPPAPPAPAPESYPPVTRNQVDHLTATVGHLLVYKVPEDTFYDPEDGNTRRLRLSLRYSDRSELPRAHWLQFDANNQEFYGLPAGSDVGSTQYQLVAEDSTKKSAYDSLIVEVVKAPKISPPVEFQMTMDYPFPMLAYNANTKRKVVEKLAQLFGQTDTESIRIQNITDNPTTIIWYNTSLPMDRCPTPEIEELRKMIIVDERNIHENVDQVFDKDFKVMSIRLIMLGLCAEQNTKVVKQMPPPSGTSKTLQKKGEDGGYTEYLVTFIIPIIVVVCMILVAGVVACVLYRRRKTGKMSVGDEEERQAFRSKGIPVIFQDELEDQAGTEPLHKSPVIMREEKPPLLPPAPDYRNSAPYRPPPPVAPTSTPPRPKATPTYRKPPPYVPP, encoded by the exons ATGAGGGTAGCGGTAGGCGGCGACATGGCGCGGCGGGGCGCGTGCGCGGTGCTGGCGCTCGCGCTGCTCTGTCCACTCGCGCACGGCCGGCACGACGACGACTTCGCCTTCGACAACAACGACGACTCGCAG GTGGACATCTCAGATAACCAAACACCACAGTCAAACGGCCTAAAGAGGTTATGGGGTGTCCCGGACACGGCGGCCTACGTGGGACACCTGTTCCGCATGGAAATACCTAAAGAAGCATTCTCCGGAGATGTCCATACGTACAAA GTACGCAGCGACCACGGGCGGCTGCCGGGCTGGCTGGCAGTAGACTCCAAGCACGGGCTCATCAGCGGCATCCCTCAGGCGGAGGACCTCGGGGCCCACTCCTTCACCGTCACCGCCCACGGCCGGGCGCCGGGTGTGAGCGCCAGTGATACCTTCACTGTTGAG GTGAAGAAATCGGAAGACAAGCCCCAGTCCAAGTACGGCACGTGCAGCCCCGGGCAGAGCCGGCTCGTGCTGGTGCTCCTCGTGGACGCCAACTTCCACCAGCTGCCGCCGCGCCAGCGCATCCGCTCGCTCATGGACCTCGCCAGCTTCATGGCTCTTGACGGG GACGAGTTCTCGATCGCACCTCTAAAGGCTGACTCTCTGAAAGACAACACCGTTCTCATGAGTGGACCAGGACTGACCACCAAGAGGAAAGGATCCTCTACTACTGCCATTTACTTGAAC GTGGGTTGCGGCGACAAGCTCTGGCCCCGCCACAAGGTGCTA GTGAGCGGTGTCCGCGAGCAGTGTCGCGACGGCACCATCGCGCAGCTCACGCGGCTGCCGGTGCTCGGCTGGAGGCTCGTCACTGTGCGCGCGCCGCCGAGACTGCTGAAGATACAG TTGCCAGTAACAAGCGAGGGCTCCGGCTGGGACGACTACGCTGATGGTGAAGACGACGGCGACTACAGCGGCTACGGTGACGATGAAGACGACTACGGCAAGGCGGACTTCAGCCCGGTCGATGACCCC GATGACAAGGTCCGTATCGAGCCGTTCGCTTCAGAGACGAACAACTTTGGCTCATCGCAGAGCCCGCCTGTCAACCCTCGAGTACTCATTGTGCCAGATGAAACCCCGACGTCTACGGAACAGGAGACG CAAACAGTAATAATACGCGCGTCCAACGAAATACCGACCTCGCCTTCGCCGCCTACCGTCGCTTCACCGCCACCCACCGAGCCTACAACCCAGCCCACCACCGTCGTCACTACGCCGGCGACTGTCCCGACGACGCCGACGACAATAGCGCCACTGACGTTGCCGCCGACGACGCAAGCGACAACgctgccgccaccgccgccgcctccgccgaCCACCACAGACCAGCCGGAAACTACTTTACCGGAAGTCACCACGCAG GAAACGGAGGTATTCACGGAGCGCACCAGCCCGATCTCCGGTCAAACCACGGAGACGGTGACCCTCACCTCGTTCCCGCTGCCGAGCGCCGCCGCCAACCAGCCGCCCTCGCTCAAGCACCACATGAAGAAGCTCGCCATCACCGCCGGGAAGGCTTTCAG ATACATAATCCCAGCGGACCTGTTCACGGACCCCGAGGACGGCAGCTCTCTCTCCTTCACGATGTTCGAGGCAGACAGCGCGCCGCTCAGCAACCACTCCTGGATACAGTTCATGCCGGACAAGCGAGAGGTCTACGGACT GCCGCTAGAATCCCACGTGTCGCGTTGGAACTTCATTGTAGAAGCCAAAGACAGCGAAGGTGAAGTAGCTCGCGGCCCTCTAGACATCACCGTGCAACAACACAAGGGCGCTCGCACGATCAACCACCAATTCATCATACAGTTCAAACTGAACAAGACTTTCCAACACTCGATAGACTGGCAGATCAGCGCGCTAGAAGGCCTGGTCAACCTATTCAGAGACACGGATATGGATCATTTGACTGTGTTAAATGCGACCCAGGCCGGTGATCTTTGCGAGTTTGTTTGGACGAACGACACGCTTCCGAAAGATCCGGGGTGCCCGATGGACGATATTAATAGGCTGATGAAG ATAATGGAGTCCGACACAGACGTAGGATCGCCATCAGCTGGTCTCACCCGCGCCATGACGCCTGATCTCAAA GTAAGCCGCGTATGGTGGCGCGGCCTTGGCGCGTGTGAAtctgcggcggcgcccccgccccccgcgccccccgcgcccgcgcccgagTCCTACCCCCCCGTCACCCGCAACCAGGTCGACCACCTCACCGCGACCGTCGGACATCTGCTCGTTTATAAAGTGCCTGAG GACACATTCTACGACCCCGAGGACGGCAACACGCGGCGGCTGCGGCTGTCGCTCCGCTACAGCGACCGCTCGGAGCTGCCGCGCGCCCACTGGCTGCAGTTCGACGCCAACAACCAGGAGTTCTACGGACTGCCCGCCGGCAGCGATGTGGGGAGCACGCAGTATCAACTG GTGGCCGAAGACAGCACAAAGAAGAGTGCGTACGACAGCCTCATAGTAGAAGTGGTGAAAGCGCCCAAGATCAGTCCTCCAGTCGAGTTCCAGATGACGATGGACTACCCCTTCCCCATGCTCGCCTATAACGCCAATACTAAGAGGAAGGTGGTCGAGAAACTAGCGCAATTGTTCGGACAGACGGATACTGAGTCTATAAGGATACAGAATATTACGGATAATCCTACTACTATTATTTG GTACAACACTAGCCTCCCAATGGACAGGTGCCCGACGCCAGAAATCGAAGAGCTACGCAAGATGATAATCGTAGACGAGCGGAACATACACGAAAACGTCGACCAAGTCTTCGACAAAGACTTCAAAGTCATGTCCATAAGACTGATTATGCTGGGCCTGTGCGCTGAACAGAATACGAAGGTGGTGAAACAGATGCCGCCTCCCTCTGGCACGAGCAAAACGCTGCAGAAGAAGGGAGAAGACGGTGGTTATACCGAGTACTTGGTCACGTTCATAATACCAATAATTGTGGTTGTGTGTATGATTCTGGTGGCCGGGGTGGTCGCCTGCGTACTTTACAGGAGACGGAAGACTG GTAAAATGAGCGTCGGCGACGAGGAAGAGCGGCAAGCGTTCCGCTCCAAGGGAATCCCCGTGATCTTCCAAGACGAGCTCGAAGACCAAGCCGGGACCGAGCCGCTGCACAAGAGCCCAGTGATCATGCGAGAGGAGAAACCTCCCTTACTACCGCCAGCACCAGACTACAGGAACTCCGCCCCCTAccggcccccgccccccgtCGCGCCCACCTCAACCCCGCCCCGCCCTAAGGCCACGCCCACTTACAGAAAACCACCCCCGTATGTGCCCCCTTAA
- the LOC105386057 gene encoding dystroglycan 1 isoform X3, producing the protein MRVAVGGDMARRGACAVLALALLCPLAHGRHDDDFAFDNNDDSQVDISDNQTPQSNGLKRLWGVPDTAAYVGHLFRMEIPKEAFSGDVHTYKVRSDHGRLPGWLAVDSKHGLISGIPQAEDLGAHSFTVTAHGRAPGVSASDTFTVEVKKSEDKPQSKYGTCSPGQSRLVLVLLVDANFHQLPPRQRIRSLMDLASFMALDGDEFSIAPLKADSLKDNTVLMSGPGLTTKRKGSSTTAIYLNVGCGDKLWPRHKVLVSGVREQCRDGTIAQLTRLPVLGWRLVTVRAPPRLLKRQLPVTSEGSGWDDYADGEDDGDYSGYGDDEDDYGKADFSPVDDPDDKVRIEPFASETNNFGSSQSPPVNPRVLIVPDETPTSTEQETQTVIIRASNEIPTSPSPPTVASPPPTEPTTQPTTVVTTPATVPTTPTTIAPLTLPPTTQATTLPPPPPPPPTTTDQPETTLPEVTTQETEVFTERTSPISGQTTETVTLTSFPLPSAAANQPPSLKHHMKKLAITAGKAFRYIIPADLFTDPEDGSSLSFTMFEADSAPLSNHSWIQFMPDKREVYGLPLESHVSRWNFIVEAKDSEGEVARGPLDITVQQHKGARTINHQFIIQFKLNKTFQHSIDWQISALEGLVNLFRDTDMDHLTVLNATQAGDLCEFVWTNDTLPKDPGCPMDDINRLMKIMESDTDVGSPSAGLTRAMTPDLKVSRVWWRGLGACESAAAPPPPAPPAPAPESYPPVTRNQVDHLTATVGHLLVYKVPEDTFYDPEDGNTRRLRLSLRYSDRSELPRAHWLQFDANNQEFYGLPAGSDVGSTQYQLVAEDSTKKSAYDSLIVEVVKAPKISPPVEFQMTMDYPFPMLAYNANTKRKVVEKLAQLFGQTDTESIRIQNITDNPTTIIWYNTSLPMDRCPTPEIEELRKMIIVDERNIHENVDQVFDKDFKVMSIRLIMLGLCAEQNTKVVKQMPPPSGTSKTLQKKGEDGGYTEYLVTFIIPIIVVVCMILVAGVVACVLYRRRKTGKMSVGDEEERQAFRSKGIPVIFQDELEDQAGTEPLHKSPVIMREEKPPLLPPAPDYRNSAPYRPPPPVAPTSTPPRPKATPTYRKPPPYVPP; encoded by the exons ATGAGGGTAGCGGTAGGCGGCGACATGGCGCGGCGGGGCGCGTGCGCGGTGCTGGCGCTCGCGCTGCTCTGTCCACTCGCGCACGGCCGGCACGACGACGACTTCGCCTTCGACAACAACGACGACTCGCAG GTGGACATCTCAGATAACCAAACACCACAGTCAAACGGCCTAAAGAGGTTATGGGGTGTCCCGGACACGGCGGCCTACGTGGGACACCTGTTCCGCATGGAAATACCTAAAGAAGCATTCTCCGGAGATGTCCATACGTACAAA GTACGCAGCGACCACGGGCGGCTGCCGGGCTGGCTGGCAGTAGACTCCAAGCACGGGCTCATCAGCGGCATCCCTCAGGCGGAGGACCTCGGGGCCCACTCCTTCACCGTCACCGCCCACGGCCGGGCGCCGGGTGTGAGCGCCAGTGATACCTTCACTGTTGAG GTGAAGAAATCGGAAGACAAGCCCCAGTCCAAGTACGGCACGTGCAGCCCCGGGCAGAGCCGGCTCGTGCTGGTGCTCCTCGTGGACGCCAACTTCCACCAGCTGCCGCCGCGCCAGCGCATCCGCTCGCTCATGGACCTCGCCAGCTTCATGGCTCTTGACGGG GACGAGTTCTCGATCGCACCTCTAAAGGCTGACTCTCTGAAAGACAACACCGTTCTCATGAGTGGACCAGGACTGACCACCAAGAGGAAAGGATCCTCTACTACTGCCATTTACTTGAAC GTGGGTTGCGGCGACAAGCTCTGGCCCCGCCACAAGGTGCTAGTGAGCGGTGTCCGCGAGCAGTGTCGCGACGGCACCATCGCGCAGCTCACGCGGCTGCCGGTGCTCGGCTGGAGGCTCGTCACTGTGCGCGCGCCGCCACGACTGCTGAAGAGACAG TTGCCAGTAACAAGCGAGGGCTCCGGCTGGGACGACTACGCTGATGGTGAAGACGACGGCGACTACAGCGGCTACGGTGACGATGAAGACGACTACGGCAAGGCGGACTTCAGCCCGGTCGATGACCCC GATGACAAGGTCCGTATCGAGCCGTTCGCTTCAGAGACGAACAACTTTGGCTCATCGCAGAGCCCGCCTGTCAACCCTCGAGTACTCATTGTGCCAGATGAAACCCCGACGTCTACGGAACAGGAGACG CAAACAGTAATAATACGCGCGTCCAACGAAATACCGACCTCGCCTTCGCCGCCTACCGTCGCTTCACCGCCACCCACCGAGCCTACAACCCAGCCCACCACCGTCGTCACTACGCCGGCGACTGTCCCGACGACGCCGACGACAATAGCGCCACTGACGTTGCCGCCGACGACGCAAGCGACAACgctgccgccaccgccgccgcctccgccgaCCACCACAGACCAGCCGGAAACTACTTTACCGGAAGTCACCACGCAG GAAACGGAGGTATTCACGGAGCGCACCAGCCCGATCTCCGGTCAAACCACGGAGACGGTGACCCTCACCTCGTTCCCGCTGCCGAGCGCCGCCGCCAACCAGCCGCCCTCGCTCAAGCACCACATGAAGAAGCTCGCCATCACCGCCGGGAAGGCTTTCAG ATACATAATCCCAGCGGACCTGTTCACGGACCCCGAGGACGGCAGCTCTCTCTCCTTCACGATGTTCGAGGCAGACAGCGCGCCGCTCAGCAACCACTCCTGGATACAGTTCATGCCGGACAAGCGAGAGGTCTACGGACT GCCGCTAGAATCCCACGTGTCGCGTTGGAACTTCATTGTAGAAGCCAAAGACAGCGAAGGTGAAGTAGCTCGCGGCCCTCTAGACATCACCGTGCAACAACACAAGGGCGCTCGCACGATCAACCACCAATTCATCATACAGTTCAAACTGAACAAGACTTTCCAACACTCGATAGACTGGCAGATCAGCGCGCTAGAAGGCCTGGTCAACCTATTCAGAGACACGGATATGGATCATTTGACTGTGTTAAATGCGACCCAGGCCGGTGATCTTTGCGAGTTTGTTTGGACGAACGACACGCTTCCGAAAGATCCGGGGTGCCCGATGGACGATATTAATAGGCTGATGAAG ATAATGGAGTCCGACACAGACGTAGGATCGCCATCAGCTGGTCTCACCCGCGCCATGACGCCTGATCTCAAA GTAAGCCGCGTATGGTGGCGCGGCCTTGGCGCGTGTGAAtctgcggcggcgcccccgccccccgcgccccccgcgcccgcgcccgagTCCTACCCCCCCGTCACCCGCAACCAGGTCGACCACCTCACCGCGACCGTCGGACATCTGCTCGTTTATAAAGTGCCTGAG GACACATTCTACGACCCCGAG GACGGCAACACGCGGCGGCTGCGCCTGTCGCTCCGCTACAGCGACCGCTCGGAGCTGCCGCGCGCCCACTGGCTGCAGTTCGACGCCAACAACCAGGAGTTCTACGGACTGCCCGCCGGCAGCGATGTGGGCAGCACGCAGTATCAACTG GTGGCCGAAGACAGCACAAAGAAGAGTGCGTACGACAGCCTCATAGTAGAAGTGGTGAAAGCGCCCAAGATCAGTCCTCCAGTCGAGTTCCAGATGACGATGGACTACCCCTTCCCCATGCTCGCCTATAACGCCAATACTAAGAGGAAGGTGGTCGAGAAACTAGCGCAATTGTTCGGACAGACGGATACTGAGTCTATAAGGATACAGAATATTACGGATAATCCTACTACTATTATTTG GTACAACACTAGCCTCCCAATGGACAGGTGCCCGACGCCAGAAATCGAAGAGCTACGCAAGATGATAATCGTAGACGAGCGGAACATACACGAAAACGTCGACCAAGTCTTCGACAAAGACTTCAAAGTCATGTCCATAAGACTGATTATGCTGGGCCTGTGCGCTGAACAGAATACGAAGGTGGTGAAACAGATGCCGCCTCCCTCTGGCACGAGCAAAACGCTGCAGAAGAAGGGAGAAGACGGTGGTTATACCGAGTACTTGGTCACGTTCATAATACCAATAATTGTGGTTGTGTGTATGATTCTGGTGGCCGGGGTGGTCGCCTGCGTACTTTACAGGAGACGGAAGACTG GTAAAATGAGCGTCGGCGACGAGGAAGAGCGGCAAGCGTTCCGCTCCAAGGGAATCCCCGTGATCTTCCAAGACGAGCTCGAAGACCAAGCCGGGACCGAGCCGCTGCACAAGAGCCCAGTGATCATGCGAGAGGAGAAACCTCCCTTACTACCGCCAGCACCAGACTACAGGAACTCCGCCCCCTAccggcccccgccccccgtCGCGCCCACCTCAACCCCGCCCCGCCCTAAGGCCACGCCCACTTACAGAAAACCACCCCCGTATGTGCCCCCTTAA